From Haloglomus litoreum, the proteins below share one genomic window:
- a CDS encoding alkyl sulfatase dimerization domain-containing protein has product MPESGISPFEIDMFVGHLDGPVEVTDGVYYYAEFSGVTAFETEDGLVLVDTGLEDNGQALAEAIRTETDQPVDTAVYTHGHLDHAFGLEAFLLEDQSDPEVIAHENMPARFDRYERTSGHNEAINARQFGGTAAATEQSTNDGESQFQWPEYPPTTCYRDELTPTVGGLTFEIRHSRGETDDHSWVYCPEKDVLCTGDFQINVAPNAGNPQKVQRYPGEWAETLREMAALAPRHLCPGHGEPFVDAPEEIQDCLGNSADYLESIVEQTIGALNDGSPPHVDIVHEVEAPDCDAPWLAETYDESEFIARNLIRRYGGWWSGRPSELKPAPRERLASELASLAGGADVLADRALALANEDIRLSCHLADFALEAAPENETVQAAVVDIYSRRAEDERNLMSGNVYASAAAYASEGRSFR; this is encoded by the coding sequence ATGCCAGAATCCGGCATCAGCCCATTCGAGATCGACATGTTCGTCGGCCATCTCGATGGCCCCGTCGAGGTGACTGACGGCGTCTACTACTACGCGGAGTTCAGCGGCGTGACCGCCTTCGAGACCGAGGACGGCCTCGTTCTCGTCGATACCGGTCTCGAGGATAACGGCCAGGCCCTCGCCGAGGCCATCCGTACTGAAACCGACCAACCCGTCGACACCGCCGTCTACACGCACGGACACCTCGACCATGCCTTCGGATTGGAGGCGTTCCTGCTCGAAGACCAGTCGGACCCGGAGGTCATCGCTCACGAGAACATGCCGGCTCGATTCGACCGCTACGAGCGGACCTCTGGCCACAACGAGGCGATAAACGCACGTCAGTTCGGCGGCACTGCAGCCGCAACCGAACAGTCCACCAACGACGGCGAGAGCCAGTTCCAGTGGCCTGAATACCCGCCGACCACCTGCTACCGTGACGAACTGACGCCCACCGTCGGCGGCCTCACCTTCGAGATTCGCCATTCCAGAGGTGAGACGGACGACCACTCATGGGTGTACTGTCCCGAGAAAGACGTACTCTGTACTGGCGACTTCCAGATCAACGTCGCGCCGAACGCGGGCAACCCACAGAAGGTCCAGCGCTACCCTGGGGAGTGGGCCGAAACGCTCCGCGAGATGGCAGCGTTGGCGCCGCGCCACCTCTGTCCGGGTCACGGGGAACCATTCGTCGACGCGCCCGAGGAGATCCAGGACTGCTTGGGGAATTCGGCCGACTACCTCGAATCGATCGTCGAGCAGACCATTGGCGCGCTGAACGACGGCTCGCCACCGCACGTCGACATCGTCCACGAGGTCGAAGCGCCCGATTGCGACGCGCCCTGGCTCGCGGAAACATACGACGAGAGCGAGTTCATCGCGCGGAACCTGATTCGGCGCTACGGCGGCTGGTGGTCGGGACGTCCATCGGAACTCAAACCCGCACCGCGCGAGCGGCTCGCGTCGGAGCTCGCCTCGCTGGCGGGCGGCGCCGACGTGCTGGCCGACCGGGCGCTCGCGTTAGCGAACGAGGATATTCGACTGTCCTGTCACCTCGCCGACTTCGCGCTCGAGGCAGCACCGGAGAACGAGACCGTGCAAGCGGCTGTTGTAGATATCTACAGTCGTCGCGCCGAGGACGAACGTAACCTCATGTCGGGGAACGTCTATGCGTCGGCGGCGGCGTACGCAAGTGAGGGGCGCTCGTTCAGATGA
- a CDS encoding helix-turn-helix domain-containing protein, translating into MRFATFTFRHSDGGLQSLGRAFARADDVARVAVHSQRLLDDGQAIYLYELVGDAGAVRDILDETEITTSYQVVQGTESVFAYIHFEPTPTVEQLLRAPAEYGLLIDGPVTVRDDGTLEITLVGEEEDIRKAFSSPPDDLTASVKRVGDYHPGAEQLFTNLSERQREVLRTAHELGYYQDPRQVTHQDIASELDCTPSNVGDILRRIENNIIGEIMTAQFGSVSDNAA; encoded by the coding sequence ATGCGATTTGCCACGTTCACGTTCCGGCATTCCGACGGGGGGCTGCAATCGCTCGGCAGGGCCTTCGCCCGTGCCGATGACGTGGCCCGGGTCGCGGTCCACTCCCAGCGATTGCTCGACGACGGGCAGGCGATCTACCTGTATGAACTCGTGGGGGATGCTGGGGCTGTCCGCGACATCCTCGACGAAACCGAGATCACCACCAGCTACCAGGTGGTCCAGGGGACGGAGTCCGTGTTCGCGTATATCCACTTCGAGCCGACGCCGACCGTCGAGCAACTCCTCCGGGCACCGGCAGAGTATGGTCTCCTCATCGATGGACCGGTGACTGTCCGAGACGACGGAACGCTGGAGATCACGCTCGTCGGCGAGGAGGAAGACATCAGGAAGGCATTCTCCTCGCCCCCCGACGATCTCACGGCATCAGTCAAGCGCGTCGGCGACTACCATCCCGGTGCAGAGCAGCTGTTCACGAATCTGAGTGAGCGCCAGCGTGAAGTGCTCCGGACGGCCCACGAACTCGGATACTATCAGGATCCGCGTCAGGTCACCCATCAGGATATCGCCAGCGAACTGGATTGTACGCCGTCGAACGTCGGTGACATCCTCCGCCGTATCGAGAACAACATCATCGGCGAGATAATGACCGCACAGTTCGGGTCCGTGTCTGACAACGCTGCCTGA
- a CDS encoding sulfatase, protein MRDLNVLFISIDSLRRDMLGAYDSPFDWVTEMGVETPNLDRFAEKAITFDNHYAGSLPCMPARREWDTGIQEFLWRGWGPTEAYDTTLAEKARNNGVLTKLLTDHFHLFQHGSSGYYEDYHGFEFVRGHEDDLWKTQPYEADEGLLQQVGYDLDSERAETTAEVTDAAANPNHVLDPDDLEHYRPRWKYVRNVATFDDADETDFFAAKVFSRAADWLNTTTGWDQWLLRIDEFDVHEPFHCPEPYASMYTDEDPRDPELPVWPYYGRTDRGQAALTDRELSFIRSQFAGKVTMVDTWLGRVFDALDEQDLWDETAVVITSDHGFLLGEHGWIGKMSPDFDLVAKTPLFVWHPDTSESGSTVEALTSAVDLHATILDLLDAESDAGTHSESLLPIIQGEVTDHRDWALYGWWHSDINVTDGTHTYMAPIQEDVPLYNYSTMQMSAQSPFTPTSGYEGAESGAFLPYTDVPVWRQQYPSASLVRQPRLYDTDADPGQSDNIVAESPSVTAEMEDLLQDALETMAAPEEVFEQYGIAR, encoded by the coding sequence ATGCGTGACCTGAACGTCCTGTTCATCTCGATCGATAGCCTCCGGCGCGACATGCTCGGGGCCTACGATTCTCCGTTCGACTGGGTCACCGAAATGGGGGTTGAGACTCCCAACCTCGATCGGTTTGCCGAGAAGGCCATCACGTTCGACAACCACTACGCCGGGAGCCTCCCGTGTATGCCAGCCCGCCGTGAGTGGGATACTGGAATCCAGGAGTTCCTCTGGCGGGGCTGGGGGCCGACCGAGGCGTACGACACGACGCTCGCCGAGAAGGCCCGCAACAACGGCGTGCTGACGAAGCTACTCACCGACCACTTCCATCTCTTCCAGCACGGCTCGAGCGGGTACTACGAGGACTATCACGGGTTCGAGTTCGTACGTGGGCATGAGGACGACCTCTGGAAGACACAGCCGTACGAAGCTGACGAGGGGCTCTTGCAGCAGGTCGGCTATGACCTCGATAGCGAGCGGGCTGAAACGACTGCGGAGGTGACGGATGCCGCAGCGAACCCCAATCACGTTCTCGACCCCGACGATCTGGAGCACTATCGGCCGCGCTGGAAATACGTCCGCAACGTCGCAACGTTCGACGACGCAGACGAGACGGACTTCTTCGCCGCGAAGGTGTTCTCAAGGGCAGCTGACTGGCTCAACACTACTACCGGCTGGGATCAGTGGTTGCTCAGGATCGACGAGTTCGATGTCCACGAGCCGTTCCATTGTCCGGAGCCGTACGCCTCGATGTACACGGATGAGGACCCGCGTGACCCGGAGCTGCCAGTCTGGCCGTACTACGGTCGGACCGACAGGGGACAGGCAGCGCTCACCGACCGTGAGTTGTCGTTCATCCGCTCGCAGTTCGCCGGGAAGGTTACCATGGTCGACACCTGGCTTGGCCGTGTCTTCGATGCGCTCGACGAGCAGGACCTCTGGGACGAGACGGCCGTCGTCATCACGTCCGATCACGGGTTCCTTCTCGGCGAACACGGCTGGATCGGAAAGATGAGTCCGGACTTCGACCTCGTCGCGAAGACGCCGCTGTTCGTCTGGCACCCGGATACCTCCGAGTCGGGCTCGACTGTCGAGGCACTGACCTCGGCTGTCGATCTGCACGCTACGATTCTCGATCTGCTGGATGCTGAGAGCGATGCGGGGACACACAGCGAGAGCCTGCTCCCGATCATCCAAGGAGAAGTCACTGACCACCGGGACTGGGCGCTCTACGGCTGGTGGCACTCGGACATCAACGTCACCGACGGGACGCACACCTACATGGCGCCCATACAGGAGGACGTCCCGCTGTACAACTACTCGACGATGCAGATGAGCGCACAGAGTCCATTCACCCCGACGAGCGGCTACGAGGGTGCGGAGTCAGGGGCGTTCCTCCCGTACACCGACGTGCCGGTCTGGCGACAGCAGTATCCCTCGGCATCCCTGGTTCGGCAACCCAGACTGTACGATACCGACGCTGATCCGGGCCAGTCCGACAATATCGTGGCCGAATCACCGTCGGTGACGGCGGAGATGGAGGACCTACTGCAGGACGCGCTCGAGACCATGGCGGCACCCGAGGAAGTCTTCGAGCAGTACGGAATCGCTCGGTGA
- a CDS encoding DUF1450 domain-containing protein — protein sequence MSSDRTDSSEATTNLGETAPAVESASPAVECCIDNLAPESRQAIEASEESVDIRYCLQRCGRCYKEPFFVVDGDVVTGTDHATLLETLESGGTHDA from the coding sequence ATGTCGTCAGATCGGACGGATTCCTCCGAAGCGACCACGAACCTTGGCGAGACTGCACCTGCTGTTGAGTCGGCCAGCCCAGCCGTAGAGTGCTGTATCGATAATCTGGCCCCCGAGAGCCGCCAGGCAATCGAAGCCAGTGAGGAGTCAGTCGACATCCGGTACTGTCTCCAGCGGTGCGGACGCTGCTACAAGGAGCCGTTCTTCGTCGTTGATGGGGATGTGGTCACCGGAACCGACCACGCAACGCTTCTCGAGACGCTGGAGTCCGGGGGGACTCACGATGCGTGA
- a CDS encoding DUF433 domain-containing protein: MAERETRRIAHDHMDEPHIAGRRVSVRQVYALVEERGVDPETVADRYDLGVADVYHALAYYHDHPREMSGIEAEREDAFEAFRETIDRPEGVDPDAA, translated from the coding sequence ATGGCTGAACGGGAGACCCGCCGTATCGCTCACGACCATATGGACGAACCCCACATCGCCGGACGTCGCGTCAGCGTCCGTCAGGTGTACGCACTCGTGGAAGAGCGCGGCGTCGATCCCGAAACAGTTGCCGACCGATATGACCTAGGCGTGGCGGACGTCTACCACGCGCTCGCGTACTATCACGACCATCCGCGAGAGATGAGCGGCATCGAAGCTGAACGCGAGGATGCGTTCGAGGCGTTTCGGGAAACAATCGACCGCCCCGAAGGCGTCGACCCGGATGCGGCCTGA
- a CDS encoding Eco57I restriction-modification methylase domain-containing protein — protein sequence MAPTQITRSDVLEWNSLDAIADSIAKRGLDINNSNQQGGIPLQFDDGGRILVETVHNLTKDEMMDVLERIDGRYSSILLASDEYRRFDIFSKIDSAPAYGQLDFDHFGFDFQEVVQEGTDSRRIIERLNRIEGYDSDSIERLYSDLGIIEEFTKGYQALLEDFTERISVQGGIEADSRRQYAQRCLNRLIYLNLLQELDILEDGYLEDEHGRISYSGRDTFEELYEPLFHGELPSDTAESAEPFMQNFLFEQSPIEEEYPGIRPADSTEEVNELFERVLKFLRGWDWHIARGYNLRRTTWVTPRVIGHALERYINDQDGGTYHTPERLARFIVRESFQKSLISELNSVIDEEYDTIEQLFDEGTTEEIEHLYFDVLSDFHVVDPAVGSGSFIERGVDLLSDVYIECFRRLEHDGSSRLSELPSYQSDIDRILLAKEMATRRNLCGVDLNPVARELTQFRLNLSLLSAVTNRNQIRLRSLQLKSGFNFWNGNSLIGFVNPEEAVEDGFQNRLGMYSQDYSDLYQAFRRYRQGLSNSSNNTAQIESALSELQEKIDQRFVEQLSEIVSHAPDEEILDNLHPFHWYLAFPDILEEGGFDVVVSNPPWRDLEKEVTDYRTGTDDGADYRYQREYFEESDDYRFRASGDGTLSSLFIQRARSIAADEAIITMLIPEEIFSDPGHSELRDHLLRKTDVTYAIGFENHGIFPDFHRQFRFGLLQFQNSGETRTIGTKFRQTNLDILDSPSDSFLEIPAELIREYSPTRLSFPAVEVEDDVKTLQQIVQHASLESERGWNIETFRGLHQAREAEYLFDEEEHVSYPIYAGRNIYQFVHDSRFFDLDRASYWGIAEDGDGPSAKTRIRERELDGLQRRFGDITLDSGEVTFGDGASMDSGDVPMPFDEYRIAYRDIARASDERTFIASVIPPGVVCLNTLHTIHPYDWSRRASQEGVTSPDELFSLTYDSEELFCLLGILNSIPFDYLIRTKVGVHLSDYLVKESQAPRLTDESPWFDHIWRPAAQLNCYGDSFSSLRSDLDITSLSNEERRRAARAEIDAAVFRAYGFEDDDIVISVLDSFPVVRSPRVMDDRYIDMVLEEFGNLERGEQ from the coding sequence ATGGCTCCAACTCAAATCACACGCTCCGATGTGTTGGAGTGGAACTCTCTCGACGCAATCGCCGATTCAATAGCCAAGAGAGGTCTCGATATCAATAACTCGAACCAACAGGGTGGCATCCCTCTCCAGTTCGACGACGGAGGTCGAATCCTGGTAGAGACGGTTCACAACCTCACCAAAGATGAGATGATGGATGTGCTGGAACGTATCGATGGAAGGTACTCGAGCATCCTTCTAGCGAGTGATGAATATCGGAGATTCGATATATTTTCGAAAATCGATTCCGCACCTGCCTATGGACAGCTAGATTTCGATCACTTCGGCTTCGATTTTCAGGAGGTGGTTCAGGAGGGAACCGACTCCCGACGGATAATAGAACGCTTGAATAGAATCGAGGGCTACGATAGCGACTCAATCGAGCGACTCTACTCGGACTTGGGGATTATCGAGGAATTTACGAAAGGGTACCAAGCGCTTCTCGAGGATTTCACGGAGAGAATCTCGGTTCAGGGGGGGATCGAAGCTGACTCTCGGCGACAGTACGCACAGCGTTGCCTGAACCGACTCATCTATCTAAATCTCCTTCAGGAGCTTGATATTCTGGAGGATGGGTATCTCGAAGATGAGCATGGACGGATATCGTACTCGGGGAGAGATACCTTCGAGGAACTCTATGAGCCGCTGTTTCATGGCGAGCTTCCTTCGGATACAGCCGAATCAGCAGAACCCTTCATGCAGAATTTCCTCTTCGAACAAAGCCCAATCGAAGAAGAGTATCCGGGGATTCGTCCGGCAGACTCGACTGAAGAAGTGAACGAGCTGTTCGAACGTGTCCTGAAATTCCTCCGTGGCTGGGACTGGCATATCGCCAGAGGATATAATCTCAGACGCACTACGTGGGTAACACCTCGAGTCATCGGCCATGCTCTGGAGCGATACATCAACGACCAAGATGGAGGCACATATCACACTCCTGAACGCCTTGCTCGGTTCATCGTTCGAGAATCATTCCAGAAGAGTCTGATTTCGGAGTTGAATTCGGTCATCGATGAGGAGTACGACACAATCGAGCAGTTGTTCGACGAGGGAACAACCGAGGAAATCGAGCACCTGTACTTCGATGTTCTATCAGACTTCCATGTTGTCGATCCAGCAGTTGGAAGCGGTTCGTTCATCGAACGCGGAGTCGACCTGCTTTCGGACGTATACATAGAGTGTTTCCGAAGGCTCGAGCACGATGGGTCGTCTAGATTATCGGAGCTTCCGAGCTACCAGTCTGATATCGATAGAATCCTGCTAGCTAAGGAGATGGCAACCCGCCGAAATCTATGTGGGGTGGATCTCAATCCGGTAGCTCGGGAATTGACGCAGTTTCGGCTGAACCTTTCCCTCTTGTCCGCCGTCACCAATCGGAACCAAATTCGATTGCGCTCGTTACAGCTGAAATCTGGATTCAATTTCTGGAACGGGAATAGCCTGATTGGGTTCGTGAATCCGGAGGAGGCTGTTGAAGATGGGTTTCAGAATCGGCTTGGTATGTATTCACAGGATTATTCTGACCTTTACCAGGCGTTCAGGCGCTATCGACAAGGGCTGTCCAATAGTTCGAATAATACTGCTCAGATAGAATCAGCACTCTCGGAGTTACAGGAGAAAATCGACCAGAGATTTGTGGAGCAGCTTTCCGAGATAGTATCGCATGCACCAGACGAGGAGATTCTTGATAATCTCCATCCATTCCACTGGTACCTTGCATTCCCGGATATCCTCGAAGAGGGTGGATTCGATGTGGTGGTCAGCAACCCCCCTTGGAGGGATCTGGAAAAGGAGGTTACCGATTACCGCACCGGTACCGACGACGGGGCAGATTACAGATATCAACGAGAATATTTCGAGGAGAGTGATGACTATCGATTTCGAGCAAGTGGAGATGGGACTCTGAGTTCGTTGTTTATCCAAAGAGCACGGTCAATCGCGGCCGATGAAGCAATCATCACGATGCTGATTCCGGAGGAGATATTCTCCGACCCGGGACACAGCGAGCTACGTGATCATCTCCTCAGGAAGACGGATGTTACGTACGCTATCGGTTTCGAGAACCACGGAATCTTCCCCGACTTCCATCGTCAATTCCGATTCGGTCTTCTCCAATTTCAGAACAGTGGCGAAACTCGGACAATCGGAACCAAATTCCGCCAGACGAATCTCGACATCCTGGACTCACCCTCCGATTCCTTCCTGGAGATTCCAGCAGAGCTAATCAGGGAGTATTCTCCAACTCGATTATCATTCCCGGCCGTAGAGGTGGAGGATGATGTCAAGACCTTGCAACAAATCGTTCAGCACGCTTCCCTGGAAAGCGAGCGAGGCTGGAATATCGAGACCTTCAGAGGATTACATCAGGCGCGCGAAGCCGAATATCTATTCGACGAAGAGGAGCACGTATCTTATCCGATTTACGCCGGTAGGAATATCTACCAGTTCGTTCACGATAGCAGATTCTTCGATTTGGACCGAGCTTCGTACTGGGGGATTGCTGAAGATGGTGATGGGCCGAGTGCTAAGACCCGAATCCGGGAGCGCGAGCTCGACGGATTACAGAGGCGTTTCGGTGATATCACTCTCGACTCTGGAGAAGTGACCTTCGGAGATGGAGCGTCTATGGATTCAGGCGACGTTCCGATGCCATTCGATGAATATCGGATAGCATACCGCGATATCGCCAGAGCGAGCGACGAGCGAACGTTCATCGCCTCGGTCATCCCCCCAGGAGTCGTATGCCTGAACACCCTCCATACGATACATCCGTACGATTGGAGTCGCCGAGCCTCACAGGAAGGTGTCACGTCACCGGACGAGCTCTTCAGCTTGACCTATGACTCGGAGGAGTTGTTCTGTCTCCTCGGAATCCTGAACAGCATCCCCTTCGATTATCTCATACGAACCAAGGTCGGTGTTCATCTCTCTGATTATCTGGTGAAGGAGTCTCAGGCTCCACGATTGACAGATGAGAGCCCCTGGTTCGACCACATCTGGAGACCAGCTGCTCAGCTCAATTGCTACGGGGATTCATTCAGTTCTCTGAGATCAGACCTCGATATCACTTCTCTGTCAAATGAGGAGAGACGAAGAGCCGCTCGGGCTGAAATCGACGCTGCTGTGTTCCGCGCTTATGGATTCGAAGATGACGACATCGTCATATCGGTCCTGGATTCGTTTCCAGTCGTGAGGTCTCCTCGGGTAATGGACGATAGATACATCGATATGGTTCTCGAAGAGTTCGGGAATCTAGAAAGGGGGGAGCAATGA